In Inquilinus sp. Marseille-Q2685, one genomic interval encodes:
- a CDS encoding OsmC family protein, translated as MDAETLRALQAPLKDKYREAPDAALITLRAKGRLGEEGVTCKVETGRALAEAGLHPATGGDGLSLCSGDMLLEALVACAGVTLKAVATALNLPITGGTVSAEGDLDFRGTLGVAKDAPVGFRAIRLRFAVEGDLTEEQRATLLKLTERYCVVYQTLRQPAEFTVDLVNA; from the coding sequence GAAGGACAAGTATCGCGAGGCGCCGGACGCCGCCCTGATCACCCTGCGCGCCAAGGGCCGGCTGGGCGAGGAGGGGGTGACCTGCAAGGTCGAGACCGGCCGCGCCCTGGCCGAGGCCGGTCTGCATCCGGCGACCGGCGGCGACGGCCTGTCGCTGTGCTCCGGCGACATGCTGCTGGAGGCGCTGGTGGCCTGCGCCGGCGTCACGCTGAAGGCGGTGGCTACCGCGCTGAACCTGCCGATCACCGGCGGCACCGTCTCGGCCGAAGGCGACCTCGACTTCCGCGGCACGCTCGGCGTGGCCAAGGATGCGCCGGTCGGCTTCCGCGCCATCCGCCTGCGCTTTGCCGTCGAAGGCGACCTGACCGAGGAGCAGCGCGCCACCCTGCTGAAGCTGACCGAGCGCTACTGCGTCGTCTACCAGACGCTGCGCCAGCCGGCCGAGTTCACGGTCGATCTGGTGAATGCTTGA